In Paenibacillus ihbetae, the following are encoded in one genomic region:
- a CDS encoding alpha-L-fucosidase yields the protein MSENKLIEEEQPVVEAGVHNYSSEDKWVKPEDPLLLERLEWFKDQKLGLMMHWGPYSQLGLVESWALSDKDAEWSRDGIDWDIDAEELKRQYFDLNKTFNPLRFQPDLWADLAADNGFKYLNFTTKHHDGFCMWDTHTTDYRITGPDCPFHRHKYADITKNLFDAFRARGLGISAYFSKADWHTPYYWAPGMEAGSFTSRGPSYNPKEYPWLWEQFVQFTHQQIMELMTRYGRIDVLWLDAGWVNDYRDQNIRLGEVVEKAREIQPWLLSADRTVGGPYENLITPEQTLPERALHVPWESCITMGTSFSFRYEDRYKSVRQLIHLLVEIVAKGGNLALNIGPQPDGRLPETAISRMKGMGEWLKVYGDAIYGTRTCEPYSVQNVHFTRKGDTTYAFYLYKDEQEEVAGEVHLPLQTDPSRIDLIGGQEMLDYRRTENGIAVRLPERELHGTAPIAHVFRIR from the coding sequence ATGTCGGAGAACAAGCTGATCGAAGAAGAGCAGCCGGTCGTGGAGGCAGGCGTCCACAATTACAGCAGTGAAGACAAATGGGTCAAGCCGGAGGATCCGCTGCTGCTGGAGCGTCTTGAATGGTTTAAGGACCAGAAGCTTGGGCTCATGATGCACTGGGGCCCTTATTCCCAGCTGGGGCTCGTTGAATCCTGGGCGCTGAGCGATAAGGATGCGGAATGGTCGCGTGACGGAATTGACTGGGACATCGACGCGGAGGAGCTTAAGCGGCAGTATTTTGACTTGAATAAAACGTTCAATCCGCTGCGCTTCCAGCCGGACCTGTGGGCGGACCTGGCCGCTGATAACGGCTTCAAGTATTTGAATTTTACGACGAAGCATCATGACGGCTTCTGCATGTGGGATACCCATACGACCGACTATCGGATCACGGGCCCGGATTGTCCGTTCCATCGGCATAAATACGCCGATATTACCAAGAATCTGTTCGATGCGTTCCGGGCAAGGGGGCTTGGCATCTCCGCCTACTTCTCCAAAGCCGATTGGCATACGCCTTACTACTGGGCGCCCGGCATGGAAGCCGGCAGCTTCACGTCGCGGGGGCCTAGCTATAACCCGAAGGAATACCCTTGGTTATGGGAGCAATTCGTTCAGTTCACGCATCAGCAAATCATGGAGCTCATGACAAGGTATGGACGGATTGACGTGCTGTGGCTTGACGCCGGCTGGGTGAATGATTATCGGGATCAGAACATTCGGCTGGGCGAGGTCGTGGAGAAAGCGCGCGAGATTCAGCCGTGGCTTCTGTCGGCGGACCGGACGGTCGGCGGACCTTACGAAAATCTCATTACGCCGGAGCAGACGCTGCCTGAGCGTGCCCTGCACGTTCCTTGGGAGAGCTGCATCACGATGGGAACATCGTTCTCCTTCCGGTATGAGGACCGTTATAAATCGGTGCGCCAGCTGATCCATCTGCTTGTGGAGATCGTGGCCAAGGGCGGCAACCTCGCGCTCAATATCGGGCCGCAGCCGGACGGAAGGCTGCCGGAGACGGCGATCTCGCGGATGAAGGGCATGGGCGAATGGCTGAAGGTATACGGCGATGCCATCTATGGCACGCGGACCTGCGAGCCGTATTCCGTCCAGAACGTCCATTTCACCCGAAAAGGGGACACAACGTACGCCTTCTATCTGTACAAGGACGAGCAGGAGGAGGTTGCCGGGGAAGTGCATCTTCCGCTTCAGACAGATCCGAGCCGTATCGACCTGATCGGCGGCCAGGAGATGCTGGATTACCGCCGTACGGAGAACGGAATTGCGGTACGGCTGCCGGAGCGGGAGCTGCATGGAACGGCGCCGATCGCTCATGTGTTCCGGATCCGTTAA
- a CDS encoding alpha-L-fucosidase, producing MQPWFEEAKLGIFIHYGIYAVDGVSESWSFYNGRISYEEYMKQLDGFTASKFDADAWADLIEKSGAKYAVLTTKHHDGVALWDTQYSDLNVVKRTPAKRDIIKEYAEAVKKRGLRLGMYFSLIDWSHPDYPTVYEGGRVPEDLGSVNRFSSPVDGVQDEERWRKFLEFNNQQLREILTNYGKVDLLWFDGDWERSAEQWNLPAFKDYLKSFNPDLIINSRLQGHGDYKTPEQGIPITRPEGPWEFCTTINTSWGYVPTDHKYKSLNQIIRMFCDCISMGGNMLLDIGPREDGTIDKRQEDILLGLGDWIRTHEEAVFGTGEGIMTRYYLGGSTISKDRKTLYLFVYDDPKENVCLKGLCNPIKRITVLHSGKELTHEIHGGVPWFNIPGTTWIHMTPEDAHEQVTVLKLEFDEELEMYGGSGAVVTHN from the coding sequence ATGCAGCCATGGTTTGAGGAGGCGAAGCTGGGGATCTTTATCCACTACGGCATCTATGCGGTGGACGGGGTCTCCGAATCCTGGTCCTTCTATAACGGAAGGATCAGCTATGAGGAGTATATGAAACAGCTTGACGGCTTTACGGCATCGAAATTCGATGCCGATGCCTGGGCGGATCTGATCGAGAAATCCGGCGCGAAATATGCGGTGCTGACGACAAAGCATCATGACGGCGTTGCATTGTGGGATACGCAGTACAGCGACTTGAATGTGGTCAAGCGGACGCCTGCGAAGCGGGATATTATCAAGGAATATGCTGAAGCGGTGAAGAAGCGGGGGCTCCGGCTCGGGATGTATTTTTCGCTGATCGACTGGTCGCATCCGGATTATCCGACCGTGTATGAAGGAGGCCGCGTGCCGGAAGACCTCGGGAGCGTCAACCGGTTCTCAAGCCCGGTGGACGGCGTTCAGGATGAGGAGAGATGGCGGAAGTTCCTCGAATTTAACAATCAGCAGCTGCGCGAGATCCTGACGAATTACGGGAAGGTGGACCTGCTGTGGTTCGACGGGGACTGGGAGCGCAGCGCCGAGCAGTGGAACCTGCCGGCATTCAAGGATTACTTAAAGTCCTTTAATCCGGATCTGATCATCAATTCAAGACTTCAGGGGCACGGCGATTACAAGACGCCGGAGCAGGGCATTCCGATCACGAGGCCGGAGGGGCCGTGGGAATTCTGCACGACCATCAATACATCCTGGGGCTACGTGCCGACCGATCACAAGTACAAATCGCTGAATCAGATCATTCGGATGTTCTGCGACTGCATCTCGATGGGCGGCAATATGCTGCTCGATATCGGACCGAGGGAAGACGGCACGATCGACAAGCGGCAGGAGGACATCCTGCTCGGACTGGGCGACTGGATCCGGACGCATGAAGAAGCCGTATTCGGAACCGGGGAAGGCATCATGACCCGTTATTATCTGGGGGGAAGCACCATTTCGAAGGACCGCAAGACGCTGTACCTGTTCGTCTATGACGATCCGAAGGAGAATGTATGCCTGAAAGGTCTTTGCAACCCGATCAAGAGGATTACGGTGCTGCATTCGGGCAAGGAGCTGACCCATGAAATTCATGGCGGGGTGCCATGGTTCAACATTCCGGGAACGACCTGGATCCATATGACTCCGGAAGATGCGCATGAACAGGTAACGGTGCTGAAACTTGAGTTTGACGAAGAGCTGGAGATGTACGGCGGCTCCGGAGCCGTTGTCACCCATAACTAA
- a CDS encoding carbohydrate-binding family 9-like protein: MNRSGVPEPQIKYAPKHYVCRRAKEPLELDGRIDKLFWDAAEWTEDFVDIEGDLRPKPEKRTRVKMLWDDEYFYFAAELIEDQIWATLTERDSVIFYDNDFEIFIDPDGDSHQYYEFEINALNTVWDLLLIKPYRDGGPPVNGWDIAGLKTAVHIDGELNRPGADNRKWSVEVAMPWSSLRECAKEGRPPVPGEFWRVNFSRVEWRTEVQDGEYRKVLNPETGKPYPEDNWVWSPMGIINMHYPELWGYVVFADGEAGSGFELPEDEWIKWELRKLYYRERNYYEAHGEFTKDLKLLMGEDSWSIEPVIETTRGLFQISAPSSDGSAVICIREDGKLWKE; the protein is encoded by the coding sequence ATGAACCGAAGCGGAGTGCCGGAGCCGCAGATCAAATATGCTCCGAAACATTACGTATGCCGTCGTGCGAAGGAGCCCCTTGAGCTGGATGGACGGATCGATAAGCTGTTCTGGGACGCGGCGGAATGGACCGAGGATTTCGTGGATATCGAGGGGGATCTTAGGCCGAAGCCCGAAAAGCGGACCCGGGTCAAAATGCTGTGGGATGACGAGTATTTCTACTTCGCAGCGGAGCTGATCGAGGATCAGATCTGGGCAACGCTGACCGAGCGGGACTCGGTGATCTTTTACGACAATGATTTTGAGATTTTTATCGATCCGGACGGGGATAGTCATCAATATTACGAGTTCGAGATCAATGCGCTGAATACGGTATGGGATCTGCTGCTGATCAAGCCGTACCGGGACGGCGGGCCTCCGGTCAACGGCTGGGATATCGCCGGGCTGAAGACCGCCGTGCATATCGACGGAGAGCTGAACCGTCCCGGGGCGGATAACCGGAAGTGGAGCGTGGAAGTGGCGATGCCTTGGAGCAGTCTGCGGGAATGCGCGAAGGAGGGGCGTCCGCCGGTGCCGGGCGAATTCTGGCGCGTCAACTTCTCCCGCGTGGAATGGCGGACAGAGGTACAGGACGGCGAATACCGCAAGGTGCTGAATCCGGAGACAGGCAAGCCATACCCGGAGGACAACTGGGTCTGGTCGCCGATGGGCATCATCAATATGCATTATCCGGAGCTGTGGGGCTACGTCGTCTTCGCGGACGGCGAAGCGGGCTCGGGCTTTGAATTGCCGGAAGACGAGTGGATCAAGTGGGAGCTGCGCAAGCTCTATTACCGCGAGCGCAATTATTACGAAGCGCATGGCGAATTCACAAAGGATTTGAAGCTGCTGATGGGCGAGGATTCATGGAGCATCGAGCCCGTCATCGAAACGACCCGCGGCCTGTTCCAGATCAGCGCACCGTCCTCGGACGGCAGCGCCGTGATCTGTATACGGGAAGACGGGAAGCTGTGGAAGGAGTGA
- a CDS encoding transglutaminase domain-containing protein — protein MTIQTSVFSLDSDMRETIEAKFKEKLILGEARKRELFGIFDQELTEEETWALKYLYAYMPVNDMADYDGELFLSHVRRTLAIRKQVPWGNRVPDHLFLHFVLPYRVNTENIEDSRGILYDALAERTSRLSMKDAILETNYWCHEKATYIGSDLRTISPLTMIRNARGRCGEESTLAVAALRSIGIPARQVYTPRWAHCDSNHAWVEAWADGQWYYIGACEPEARLNQGWFSPPARRAMLINTRIFADYPGPEDITLADKWFTEINLLENYARTRTIHVKVKDNNGAPVAGAEVRFELYNMAELYPIAILPTDEQGEASFKTGYGDVLIRVVKDGAWGEHKLGAGDGEQVQIVVAEAAQPVGTVDFDMVPPPEAQGDADEQPSEEEQERHNRRLEEGTRIRTEYEDTFLKAEEAESIARGLGLPPERVWDVLHKARGNSREIAAFLEEQSGEFGQWPLRLLESLNEKDLIDTFRPTLNDHLTGAMEHQGSWAEELFVPYILCPRVSFEMLVPYRRLFKGAFTPEEIAAFRETPAKLADRLADGFELWEDLPNLKGKGNPAGTFRLRKGDSESLDILFVAVCRSLGIPARLHPSEQKPQYWYNGAWEEASLQPDAAGSADREVNQDAGGWGRLRLLKDSNAGQDAPSASYGENFSLARLANGVYKTLIYPYGMSNVYDDPFEVEAGVYRLTTGVRLKDGTVRVRFTYFTVRADGTAAVSLTFRDTREEIPVLGTLTREHGLTLLDGKAVLLGDLLGSEGAIAAWLEPEREPTKHLLRELSELAESLDQLNVPIVLVIGEKEWSASFDPASYPKLPQRTVFARDDSYSALPDFISKSPAREAGFPHLFVLDSQDQIRYTASGYKIGTGKEALRILSGITS, from the coding sequence ATGACCATTCAAACCTCCGTTTTTTCATTGGATTCCGATATGCGGGAGACCATCGAGGCGAAATTCAAAGAGAAGCTGATCCTGGGAGAGGCCAGAAAGCGGGAGCTGTTCGGCATATTTGACCAAGAGCTGACCGAGGAGGAAACGTGGGCTCTGAAGTATCTATACGCCTACATGCCGGTGAACGACATGGCCGATTACGACGGGGAGCTGTTCCTCAGCCATGTGCGCCGAACGCTGGCGATCCGAAAGCAGGTGCCTTGGGGAAATCGAGTGCCGGATCATCTATTCCTGCACTTCGTGCTGCCTTACCGCGTCAACACGGAAAATATCGAGGATTCCCGCGGCATTCTGTATGATGCGCTGGCAGAGCGGACTTCGCGGTTATCGATGAAGGATGCCATTCTCGAGACCAATTACTGGTGCCATGAGAAGGCAACCTATATCGGGAGCGACCTGCGGACGATATCGCCGCTGACGATGATCCGGAACGCGCGCGGACGCTGCGGCGAGGAATCCACGCTCGCGGTAGCCGCCCTGCGCAGCATCGGCATTCCGGCCCGTCAGGTATATACGCCGCGCTGGGCCCACTGCGACAGCAATCATGCCTGGGTGGAGGCATGGGCCGACGGGCAGTGGTATTACATCGGCGCATGCGAGCCGGAAGCCCGCCTGAATCAAGGCTGGTTCAGTCCGCCCGCACGGCGGGCGATGCTGATTAACACCCGGATTTTCGCCGATTACCCGGGACCGGAGGATATTACGCTGGCCGATAAGTGGTTCACCGAAATCAATCTGCTCGAGAATTATGCAAGAACACGCACGATCCATGTCAAAGTCAAGGATAACAACGGGGCACCGGTGGCCGGCGCCGAGGTGCGTTTCGAGCTGTATAACATGGCGGAGCTGTATCCGATTGCGATTCTGCCGACCGATGAGCAGGGTGAAGCTTCGTTCAAGACGGGCTATGGCGACGTGCTGATCCGTGTCGTGAAAGACGGCGCTTGGGGCGAGCATAAGCTGGGCGCCGGGGACGGAGAGCAGGTGCAAATCGTGGTCGCCGAAGCCGCGCAGCCGGTCGGTACCGTTGATTTCGATATGGTTCCCCCTCCCGAAGCTCAGGGAGATGCCGATGAACAGCCGTCCGAGGAGGAGCAGGAACGCCATAACCGCCGCTTGGAGGAAGGGACGAGGATCCGGACCGAATACGAGGATACCTTCCTGAAAGCCGAAGAGGCGGAGAGCATCGCCCGCGGACTCGGGCTGCCGCCGGAGCGGGTGTGGGACGTTCTGCATAAAGCCCGGGGCAACAGCAGAGAGATTGCCGCTTTCCTTGAGGAGCAGTCAGGCGAGTTTGGCCAGTGGCCGCTGCGGCTCTTGGAATCTCTGAACGAGAAGGACTTGATCGATACCTTCCGGCCTACGCTGAACGATCATCTGACCGGTGCGATGGAGCATCAAGGGAGCTGGGCGGAGGAACTGTTCGTCCCATACATTCTCTGTCCGCGCGTATCGTTTGAAATGCTTGTTCCGTATCGCCGTTTGTTCAAGGGGGCTTTTACTCCTGAAGAGATCGCAGCCTTCCGAGAAACGCCGGCGAAGCTTGCAGACCGCCTTGCGGATGGCTTCGAGCTGTGGGAGGACCTTCCTAATCTGAAGGGGAAAGGCAACCCGGCAGGCACTTTCCGATTGCGGAAGGGCGATTCGGAGTCGCTGGACATTCTTTTCGTCGCCGTCTGCCGCAGCTTGGGCATCCCGGCGCGGCTGCACCCAAGCGAGCAGAAGCCGCAGTATTGGTATAACGGCGCCTGGGAAGAGGCTTCACTGCAGCCGGACGCTGCCGGAAGCGCCGATCGTGAGGTGAATCAGGATGCCGGCGGTTGGGGACGCTTGCGCCTGCTGAAGGATTCGAATGCCGGGCAGGATGCGCCGTCCGCGTCCTACGGCGAGAACTTTTCGCTCGCCCGCCTTGCGAACGGCGTGTATAAGACGCTGATTTATCCATACGGCATGTCCAACGTGTATGATGATCCGTTTGAGGTCGAGGCAGGGGTCTACCGCTTAACGACCGGCGTTCGTCTCAAGGACGGCACGGTTCGAGTGCGCTTTACTTATTTTACCGTCCGTGCAGACGGGACCGCGGCGGTATCCCTGACGTTCCGTGACACCCGGGAAGAAATCCCGGTGCTGGGCACGCTCACGCGCGAGCATGGGCTCACCCTGCTTGATGGAAAGGCTGTGCTTCTGGGTGATCTGCTGGGTAGCGAAGGCGCGATCGCCGCTTGGCTTGAGCCGGAGCGGGAGCCGACGAAGCATCTGCTCCGTGAATTGAGCGAGCTGGCGGAGTCGCTCGATCAGCTCAACGTCCCGATTGTCCTGGTGATCGGAGAGAAGGAATGGAGCGCTTCGTTCGATCCTGCCAGCTATCCGAAGCTGCCGCAGCGCACGGTGTTTGCGCGGGACGACAGCTACTCGGCCCTGCCTGATTTCATCTCGAAATCGCCGGCCCGCGAAGCCGGATTTCCGCATCTGTTCGTGCTGGACAGTCAGGACCAGATCCGGTATACGGCATCGGGGTATAAGATCGGCACGGGCAAGGAAGCGCTGCGCATACTATCGGGAATAACCTCTTAA
- a CDS encoding glycoside hydrolase family 18 protein, producing the protein MKQYIVAGYAVDAVLPEMKREDLLKLTHLNVAFGHVRNDEITTEHLKNAEVLHAMKRDHPSLTVLLSVGGWSAGGFSEAASTEEGRSRMAASAVRVLESHPFDGIDLDWEYPCYGEAGIASSPDDKRNFTLLLKAIREALDAKGERDGRHYLLTIAAGADQYYVDGTEMDQVQQYLDFVQLMTYDMRGGFQILTGHHTNLYAPSGDLFRISVDASVNLFVRAGVPKEKIVIGAAFYSRMWREVPDRNRGLHQMAGTTGGYGPGYAEIAADYIDKNGYVRYWDDEACAPFLFNGSCLISYDDEESIGRKCGYVRDEGLAGIMFWEYGCDKTGRLLDAMHQGLGS; encoded by the coding sequence ATGAAGCAATATATTGTGGCAGGCTATGCCGTTGATGCCGTTCTTCCGGAAATGAAGCGGGAGGATTTATTGAAGCTGACCCATCTGAACGTGGCTTTCGGCCATGTTCGGAATGATGAAATTACGACGGAGCATTTGAAGAACGCGGAGGTTCTGCATGCCATGAAGCGGGATCATCCCAGCCTTACGGTGCTCCTGTCCGTCGGCGGCTGGAGCGCAGGGGGATTCTCCGAAGCGGCCTCCACCGAAGAAGGAAGAAGCCGCATGGCGGCTTCGGCCGTCCGAGTGCTGGAATCGCATCCGTTTGACGGGATTGATCTTGATTGGGAATATCCTTGCTACGGCGAAGCCGGCATTGCTTCGAGCCCGGATGATAAGCGGAATTTCACGCTGCTGCTGAAGGCGATCCGCGAAGCGCTGGATGCCAAGGGCGAGCGCGATGGCCGCCATTATCTGCTGACGATCGCGGCGGGAGCCGACCAATATTATGTGGATGGCACTGAGATGGACCAGGTTCAACAGTACCTGGATTTCGTCCAGCTGATGACATATGACATGCGCGGCGGCTTTCAGATTCTCACCGGGCATCATACGAATCTGTATGCGCCGTCCGGCGATCTGTTCCGGATCAGCGTCGATGCTTCCGTGAACCTGTTCGTGCGCGCCGGCGTGCCGAAGGAGAAAATCGTGATCGGGGCAGCGTTCTATTCCCGGATGTGGCGCGAGGTTCCGGACCGCAACCGGGGGCTGCACCAGATGGCCGGTACCACGGGCGGCTACGGGCCAGGCTACGCCGAGATTGCCGCCGATTACATCGACAAGAACGGCTATGTCCGGTACTGGGACGACGAGGCGTGCGCGCCGTTTTTATTTAACGGCTCGTGTCTGATTTCCTACGACGATGAGGAGTCGATCGGCCGCAAATGCGGCTATGTCCGGGATGAAGGCCTGGCGGGCATCATGTTCTGGGAATACGGCTGCGACAAGACCGGACGCTTGCTGGATGCGATGCATCAAGGCCTGGGAAGCTAA
- a CDS encoding helix-turn-helix domain-containing protein, whose amino-acid sequence MKWNHFKSKLLVKYTLSYISIFLIPLVILTVIIYHNAVKTLRSEIEQTNVNQLTQAKTVIDERMKELQDIAFRIAYDEQLTRYWTHHPYYSRESIGALVKYKATSSIIDELFLFFRGDNNIYSSQGLENLDVFTGRYKFNTWNKEDLVRDLNTVRLPTMRPAEQVIQGTRGQKSMLAYLVPIAPNNTPAHGTVMYLIHESNLTGLIDSILTDYHGMTYIFDNNGQVLAANHHGDTITKNDVKALFQLEPGTHSLSLNGETHSVVSVKSDDGWTYVTAMPSSQFFSRIVHIRTFVVLVFSFVVIMGTVLAILLARRQYHPISDLMEFVRLRNVRSLSEPSSQTNELDWIKKTLHDYSQRVDLQEPYARNHILLMLLKHGHTGELPSDLKEQLGIRFNRSHYFVVTMGWETHALPEADPSGGWLLMQLMNEVELPELTAHAYGVELPQPDRLALIVGFDADTGHEASLNAIMESIVEAFRSMVTEHAGSPPVIGTGNRYSHPEQLNQSYIEASTAFEASMLHGQGSTTFFHALSGAKDSSSFWVPKDVLLKLDQSLKQGSYDVAARMISTALDSLKEEMPSVPLLRCICFDILNTLLKTASELGMHHVVNELPRITSYDSLEDLEKKLAGLAADICTHVEAKSETEESSLMDEIVSYINANYSDYDLSLGTISSKFSISSSYFSRSFKEKVGMNFTQYIWQKRMDEVIRQLLHTSDPLKDIISRVGYLDTPNFIRKFKKETGYTPGQYRKMHSQNGSADSSDDEDEDYVG is encoded by the coding sequence ATGAAATGGAATCACTTCAAGTCCAAGCTTTTGGTTAAGTATACACTCTCATATATATCCATTTTCCTGATCCCTCTTGTTATTTTGACCGTCATCATTTATCACAACGCCGTTAAGACCTTACGCTCGGAAATTGAGCAGACCAATGTCAATCAGCTGACCCAGGCCAAGACCGTCATCGACGAGCGCATGAAGGAGCTGCAGGATATCGCGTTCCGCATCGCCTACGACGAACAGCTGACGCGTTATTGGACGCATCATCCATATTACAGCCGGGAATCGATTGGCGCCCTGGTCAAATATAAAGCCACCAGCTCGATTATCGATGAGCTGTTCCTGTTCTTTCGCGGGGATAATAACATCTACTCTTCCCAGGGTCTGGAGAACCTCGACGTGTTCACCGGACGCTACAAATTCAACACCTGGAACAAAGAGGATTTGGTCCGGGATTTGAATACCGTACGCCTCCCGACGATGCGCCCGGCGGAGCAGGTTATCCAGGGCACCCGAGGGCAGAAATCCATGCTGGCCTATCTTGTGCCGATCGCGCCGAACAATACCCCTGCCCATGGAACCGTCATGTATTTGATCCACGAATCCAATTTGACGGGCTTGATCGATTCCATCTTGACCGATTACCATGGCATGACCTATATATTCGATAATAACGGCCAGGTGCTGGCCGCCAACCATCACGGTGATACCATCACGAAGAACGACGTAAAGGCGCTGTTCCAATTGGAGCCCGGTACGCACAGCCTGTCCCTGAACGGAGAGACCCATTCGGTGGTCTCCGTCAAATCGGATGACGGCTGGACGTATGTTACGGCGATGCCCAGCAGCCAGTTTTTCAGCCGTATCGTCCACATTCGCACCTTTGTTGTATTGGTGTTCTCGTTCGTTGTCATCATGGGTACCGTCCTTGCAATTTTGCTTGCCCGCAGGCAGTATCACCCGATCTCCGATCTGATGGAGTTCGTGCGCTTGAGAAATGTCCGCAGCCTCTCCGAGCCCTCCTCCCAGACCAACGAGCTGGACTGGATCAAGAAGACGCTGCATGACTACAGCCAGCGCGTCGACCTTCAGGAGCCTTACGCGCGCAACCATATTCTGCTGATGCTGCTGAAGCACGGACATACCGGGGAATTGCCGTCCGACCTGAAGGAGCAGCTCGGCATCCGCTTCAACCGCTCCCATTATTTCGTCGTTACGATGGGCTGGGAGACGCATGCCCTGCCCGAAGCGGATCCTTCCGGCGGCTGGCTGCTGATGCAGCTGATGAACGAGGTCGAGCTGCCGGAGCTGACCGCCCATGCGTACGGCGTGGAGCTGCCGCAGCCTGACCGGCTGGCGCTCATCGTCGGTTTCGATGCCGATACCGGGCATGAGGCCAGCCTGAACGCCATCATGGAATCGATCGTGGAGGCGTTCCGGTCGATGGTTACGGAGCACGCCGGCAGTCCGCCTGTCATCGGGACAGGCAACCGGTACAGCCATCCGGAGCAGCTGAACCAGTCCTATATCGAGGCATCCACCGCATTTGAGGCATCCATGCTTCACGGCCAGGGCAGCACCACCTTCTTCCACGCGCTCTCCGGAGCGAAGGATTCCTCCTCCTTCTGGGTGCCGAAGGACGTGCTGCTGAAGCTTGATCAGAGCTTGAAGCAGGGCAGCTATGACGTGGCAGCCCGGATGATCTCCACCGCGCTGGACAGCCTGAAGGAGGAAATGCCGTCGGTGCCGCTGCTGCGCTGCATCTGCTTCGATATTTTGAACACGCTGCTGAAGACGGCCTCGGAGCTCGGCATGCACCATGTCGTGAACGAGCTTCCAAGAATCACATCGTACGACTCTCTGGAGGACTTGGAGAAGAAGCTCGCCGGTCTTGCCGCCGACATCTGTACCCACGTCGAGGCGAAGAGCGAGACGGAAGAGAGCTCCCTGATGGACGAAATCGTAAGCTATATCAACGCGAACTATTCCGATTATGACCTTAGCCTGGGAACGATCTCGTCGAAATTCTCGATCTCCTCGTCCTATTTCAGCCGCTCCTTCAAGGAGAAGGTCGGGATGAATTTCACTCAATATATTTGGCAAAAACGGATGGACGAAGTAATTCGGCAGCTGCTCCATACATCCGATCCGTTGAAGGACATCATTTCGCGGGTCGGCTACCTGGATACGCCGAACTTCATCCGCAAATTCAAGAAGGAAACCGGCTATACGCCGGGACAATACCGCAAAATGCACAGCCAGAACGGAAGCGCCGACTCCTCGGACGATGAGGATGAGGATTACGTCGGGTAG
- the tatC gene encoding twin-arginine translocase subunit TatC — translation MLLKRLLQRASKAANPNDQSAIEHLEEMRRRLIRTLIAFLVAMVAAFIYVEEIYRWLVRDMDEKLVLLGPSEVMWVYMIIAGVVALAVTLPVAAYQVWKFVQPALPDGAQRSALLLIPVISVLFIVGLVFGYFVLFPMVLQFMQRMAEGQFETMYTAQRYFTFMIHMTVPFGILFEMPAIVVFLTKLGVVNPLRLAKMRKAAYFLLCIVAVTITPPDIMSDLIVIVPLFLLYEISVSISKVVYRKQLQLSPASGGTS, via the coding sequence ATGCTCCTAAAGCGGCTGCTGCAGCGGGCAAGCAAGGCAGCTAACCCGAACGACCAGAGCGCGATCGAGCATCTCGAGGAAATGCGGAGGCGCCTGATCCGCACCCTGATCGCGTTCCTCGTGGCGATGGTGGCCGCCTTCATCTACGTCGAGGAGATTTACCGCTGGCTGGTTCGGGATATGGACGAGAAGCTTGTGCTTCTCGGTCCTTCCGAGGTCATGTGGGTCTATATGATCATCGCCGGCGTCGTTGCGCTGGCCGTCACGCTTCCGGTTGCGGCCTATCAGGTCTGGAAGTTCGTGCAGCCTGCACTGCCGGATGGCGCCCAGCGCTCCGCGCTGCTCCTCATCCCGGTCATCAGCGTGCTGTTCATTGTCGGGCTCGTCTTCGGCTACTTCGTGCTGTTTCCCATGGTGCTGCAGTTTATGCAGCGGATGGCGGAAGGCCAGTTTGAGACGATGTACACGGCTCAGCGGTATTTCACCTTCATGATCCATATGACCGTCCCGTTCGGAATCCTGTTCGAAATGCCGGCCATTGTCGTATTTCTTACCAAGCTTGGCGTCGTGAATCCGCTGCGGCTGGCCAAGATGCGCAAGGCAGCCTACTTTCTGCTCTGCATCGTAGCCGTTACGATCACACCGCCGGATATCATGTCTGACCTGATCGTGATCGTCCCGCTGTTTCTGCTGTATGAGATCAGCGTATCGATCTCCAAAGTCGTTTACCGCAAGCAGCTGCAACTATCTCCTGCAAGCGGAGGCACATCCTGA
- the tatA gene encoding twin-arginine translocase TatA/TatE family subunit — protein MPFGNIGIGGLILILIIALIIFGPSKLPELGRAFGRTLSEFKGATRGLVNGDDENEDGKKDDAPKAAAAAGKQGS, from the coding sequence ATGCCGTTTGGCAATATCGGGATCGGTGGCTTAATCTTGATTTTAATTATCGCCTTGATCATCTTCGGGCCTTCCAAGCTACCTGAGCTGGGACGGGCATTCGGCAGAACCCTGAGCGAATTCAAAGGCGCAACCCGGGGCTTGGTGAACGGGGATGATGAGAATGAGGACGGGAAGAAAGACGATGCTCCTAAAGCGGCTGCTGCAGCGGGCAAGCAAGGCAGCTAA